The genome window CGCAATTCCCTTACGCTTGAGGTCGGTTCTAATCTGACCTATGCCGAGTATCTGAATGAGGGATACACGATCGACAAGCCCTATTTTGTTCCCGGCTATTGGAACGGAGTAGGGAAGTTCATATACGACCGAGAGGCAAAAGGCGGCTTCATGGTTCGCCCGCGTAGCTTCATTGGCCGCAAGTATTTCGATATCGCCTTGAAAGATTTCCAAGGCGGCATGCAGGCCCTGCTGGAGAAATTGCTGCAGGCTGAGCTTGAAAGGATGGTGAGGTAAATGAATCGGGAATTATCCTGCTTGATTGATCTGATAAACGAGGCGTACCCGGATCTCGCCATCCTGGACAGCTTGGACGTATGGTTATCCGGGAATTTTAAGCCGCCTCTTGCTTTCATCCAAACCCAAGATGTAACCGAAAGAGGCAACACTCTGTCGTCGTACAAAATCATCTCCGACGCTGGAATCGTGTTGCATCATTGCAAAAAGAAGATCGGCGGCCAAGAAGTATATGAGCCGATAACCACTGAGCCATTGCGGCAGCTACTCCGGAGAGAAAAGTACAGCTTCCGCGGAAAAACAGATGGGCTGTTTATCAACATCGACAACACGACGCTGCGGGTCCGGTCGGATAAGAAAGATCGTACGGAAATCACCTTCCGGTTTGAATATCTGGTTGCCATACCAAAGGCTCCGGTAGAGAAGATCAACACATTTGAGTTTGAAGAGGAGTGGTCCTAGTGGCACGCAAAGACCCACAAGTAGATCCCGCTGATCTGAAACGGACCAGAAGGGATTGGATCGAGAGCGCAGCTTACTTGAAAGCCGAGAGGTTTGAAGTGGCAGGCGCTCTTTTTGATTGCAAAGAAAACGAATTGGTAGCCGAGAGCGAGGTTAAAAAGCGGCTGGCCAACTATAAAGGCGGTGTATAACGTATGTCCATTAATCGCGAACGTCCTGGCGTGACCGTTGAGCTGATCGCGAAAGCGCAGGAACGTGTTGAACCAAAGAGCGGTGTGGTACTCGTCCCGTATCAGTCTGAATGGGGAAGTCCGAACACAGCTATAAAAATGGCTGGATACGAAGAGCGTTATAAAGAGACGCTCGCACTCGTTGACACCGTCGAGCTGGCTGCTGCAGGCGGAGCTACTGTCCTCGGCTACCGTGTCACCAATGGGAACGAGGTTAGCGCCAAGTATGTGCAGGCAAATGCGATCGAGATTGCAGCCCTTTATCCGGGTACATACGGGAATAATCTCCGTGTGACGATCGCAGCATCCTCGGCAGAGCCCGGTAAAAAGGAGCTGCAGGTTAAAGACGAAACGGGAGTCCTTGAAAAGTTCTCGTTTGCAGATGCTGACGAGCTGGTGAAGAAGACGGTGCTGTCCAACTATGTGCGTGCCAAGAAGTTGGGAACTGATGCAGTGACCGACGCTACTGATGCTCAGTTTACTGGCGGCATGACCGGAACTGCGCCCCTGACGTCAGCCGATTTTACGAAAATCTTCAATGCTGTTTCGGGATCGGACTTTGACACGCTGTACCTGCCTTCTGATGACGCAGCAGTCCAAGCAGCCGCGAAGCAATTCATCGCGGATCGCCGCACGCTGTCGAAGAAATTGAGCACGCTGGTCATTGGCGGGAAAGAAGCCGACGACCTGGATATGACGAAGCATACGGAGCGTTCTGTCTCCATGAACGCACGCTATGTCGTGAATAGCGCGATCGCAGGCGAACACAACAACGGCAAGACCTACAACAGTGTGCAGTGGGCCGCTTGGGTGGCGGGCATGATTGCAGCAACGCCAGCTGATCAATCCCTGACGGCGATCGTGGTCCCACTAAAAAGGGCAGCAAAGGACTGGGGGCATACCGAGATCCTGAACGCGCTCAGTACCGGTACGCTGATTGCTACTCGCGACGGTGATGTGTACATCATCGAGAGTGCCGTCAACACCCTGTCTACGATCGGGCCGAATGAGCGGGAGGACTACGGAAAAATCCGCGTCAGCATGACCATTGACCAAATCATGAACGACTTGATGGCAGCAGGGAAGAAATACAAAGGCAAGCTAGACAACAACGATCTTGGGGGAGCTGTCTTTGTCGGTGCGGTAAAAGCATACCTGATTGTCCGGGAGCAACAAGGAGCCATTGATACCGGATGGACCTTTACCGACAAGAAAAACGGGGTAGGCGACCGCCGGGGCTTCCTTCTTTCGGCCAAGCCATTGGATGCCATTGAGAACTTTGATGTGGATTGGGAGGTGCTATAGACCATGGCGCAACGTGACTTACTCCTAAAGAATGCCCAAGCCTATAACGAAGACGGGGACCCGTTTCAAGGGTTGATGGAAGGCAAGGCCGTACAAAAATTTACGTACCTCGAGGTTCCCCGGCTGCAAAAGGGGACACGAAAGGTGATCGATGAGACGTACATCGAAGTCACCCTGACCATG of Brevibacillus choshinensis contains these proteins:
- a CDS encoding HK97 gp10 family phage protein, which translates into the protein MDFREFQKRMEKLNRNMPQALERILYLLGEELMNHVIEELGSQDLIDTGTLWNSFSQGDPNNVWEFDADRNSLTLEVGSNLTYAEYLNEGYTIDKPYFVPGYWNGVGKFIYDREAKGGFMVRPRSFIGRKYFDIALKDFQGGMQALLEKLLQAELERMVR
- a CDS encoding phage tail sheath subtilisin-like domain-containing protein, coding for MSINRERPGVTVELIAKAQERVEPKSGVVLVPYQSEWGSPNTAIKMAGYEERYKETLALVDTVELAAAGGATVLGYRVTNGNEVSAKYVQANAIEIAALYPGTYGNNLRVTIAASSAEPGKKELQVKDETGVLEKFSFADADELVKKTVLSNYVRAKKLGTDAVTDATDAQFTGGMTGTAPLTSADFTKIFNAVSGSDFDTLYLPSDDAAVQAAAKQFIADRRTLSKKLSTLVIGGKEADDLDMTKHTERSVSMNARYVVNSAIAGEHNNGKTYNSVQWAAWVAGMIAATPADQSLTAIVVPLKRAAKDWGHTEILNALSTGTLIATRDGDVYIIESAVNTLSTIGPNEREDYGKIRVSMTIDQIMNDLMAAGKKYKGKLDNNDLGGAVFVGAVKAYLIVREQQGAIDTGWTFTDKKNGVGDRRGFLLSAKPLDAIENFDVDWEVL